A stretch of Myroides oncorhynchi DNA encodes these proteins:
- a CDS encoding efflux transporter outer membrane subunit, whose translation MKKQTLYRALPIAALAITMQSCIVSKNYDRPEVTNEAQFRTDKISQDTLSMAAMSWKELFSDQILIQHIEKGLENNLDIRIALQNINAAQAYMQQGKWGYAPTLNLGANYTHSVLSKNGSQGQAFGDTRVKNDMYDITGQFSWELDVWGKIRSDKRAFSASYLQTLSAHQAVKTQLISTIATTYFQLVALDEQKRVTEQTIVNRTNSLETIEALKDSGQVNEVAVKQTQAQLLNAKALLVDIQNNIKLTENAFSILLGDNPTAINRGDLKTQKLNADLTVGVPLQLLSNRPDVRAAEYSLINAFEMTNVARANFYPSFRLTANGGLQSLDFDNLFNTSSLFANFIGGLTQPILNGRKIKTAHEVAKAKQESALLSYKKSILTASKEVSDALYTYQSSTDKLVLKKQEYEAYNLATEYSEELLIQGMANYLDVLTARESALAAELSYINTELAQLTSVVQLYRAVGGGIK comes from the coding sequence ATGAAAAAACAAACTTTATATAGAGCTTTACCTATTGCCGCTTTAGCAATTACAATGCAATCTTGTATAGTTTCAAAAAACTATGACAGACCAGAAGTAACAAACGAAGCGCAATTCCGTACTGATAAAATATCTCAAGATACTCTTTCTATGGCAGCAATGTCATGGAAAGAGCTTTTCTCTGATCAGATCCTTATTCAGCATATCGAAAAAGGTCTTGAGAATAACCTAGATATCAGAATCGCATTACAAAACATTAATGCAGCTCAAGCTTATATGCAACAAGGTAAATGGGGATACGCTCCTACATTAAACCTAGGTGCAAACTATACACATTCTGTATTATCTAAAAACGGTTCACAAGGGCAAGCTTTTGGAGATACTAGAGTGAAAAATGACATGTATGATATTACAGGACAATTCTCTTGGGAACTAGATGTGTGGGGTAAAATCAGAAGTGACAAAAGAGCTTTTAGTGCAAGTTACTTACAAACCCTTTCTGCTCACCAAGCTGTAAAAACTCAACTAATATCTACTATCGCTACTACGTATTTCCAACTAGTTGCTTTAGATGAACAAAAAAGAGTGACTGAACAAACTATAGTCAACAGAACAAATAGTTTAGAAACCATTGAAGCTTTAAAAGATTCAGGACAAGTTAATGAAGTTGCTGTTAAACAAACACAAGCTCAATTATTAAATGCAAAAGCTCTTCTAGTTGATATCCAAAATAATATCAAACTAACTGAAAATGCTTTTAGTATTTTGTTAGGGGATAACCCTACAGCTATTAATAGAGGTGATCTTAAAACACAAAAATTAAATGCAGATTTAACAGTAGGTGTACCTCTTCAACTTCTTAGCAATAGACCTGATGTAAGAGCTGCTGAATACAGCTTAATCAACGCATTTGAAATGACAAACGTTGCACGTGCAAACTTTTATCCTTCTTTTAGATTAACAGCTAATGGAGGTCTGCAAAGTTTAGATTTTGATAACTTATTCAATACTAGTTCTCTTTTTGCAAATTTCATTGGAGGTTTGACTCAACCTATCTTAAATGGTAGAAAGATCAAAACTGCCCACGAAGTAGCCAAAGCAAAACAAGAGTCGGCATTACTAAGTTATAAAAAGTCGATTTTAACAGCTTCTAAAGAAGTTTCAGATGCTTTATATACATACCAAAGCTCAACAGATAAACTAGTGCTTAAAAAACAAGAGTATGAAGCATATAATTTAGCTACTGAATATTCAGAAGAGTTATTAATCCAAGGTATGGCTAACTACCTAGATGTATTAACAGCTAGAGAAAGTGCTCTTGCAGCTGAATTAAGTTATATTAATACTGAATTAGCTCAACTTACTTCTGTTGTTCAGCTTTACAGAGCTGTCGGAGGTGGTATAAAATAA